The following are from one region of the Tenacibaculum dicentrarchi genome:
- a CDS encoding tetratricopeptide repeat protein: MKKQLITLSLGLVSLGLLAQKSELKTAEKAIKKSDYKTAITTLNAAEKLVMDKGESKYTSKFYFLKGKALAATKDYQNAATALNSLLAMGKTKYSEKAKPILNTMIQEVSGKAVDLYNNKKDYKNAAENFYLTYLLSPKDTSFAYNAAISATQANEYDTAIKYYKELRKIGYTGIENQYLATNKLTGKVENLGSKKQRDLMVRSKQYIKPENKSTASKSATIVKNVALLLKEQGKTDEAIQALAEARKENPKDLNLLLNEADMYIKLKQMDKFGELMKEAIALDPENPTLYYNLGVVNFNEGMIDNAKKYYKKAIELNPNYGDAYMNLAVVVLNKDKAIVDEMNKNLNNFKKYDALALEQKEVYKEALPFLEKADTIKRSVDTVKTLMNLYEVLEMEAKATEYRTLYKAMR, from the coding sequence ATGAAAAAACAATTAATAACACTTTCTTTAGGATTAGTATCATTAGGGTTATTAGCTCAAAAATCAGAGTTAAAAACCGCAGAGAAAGCTATAAAAAAATCAGATTATAAAACAGCAATTACTACCTTAAATGCTGCTGAAAAATTAGTAATGGATAAAGGGGAAAGTAAATACACCTCTAAGTTTTACTTTTTAAAAGGAAAAGCATTAGCAGCGACAAAAGACTATCAAAATGCAGCAACAGCATTAAATAGTTTATTAGCAATGGGTAAAACCAAGTATTCAGAAAAAGCAAAGCCTATTTTGAATACCATGATTCAAGAGGTTTCAGGGAAAGCAGTTGATTTATATAACAATAAAAAAGATTATAAAAACGCTGCTGAAAACTTTTATTTAACGTATTTATTAAGTCCTAAAGATACTTCGTTTGCTTATAATGCAGCAATATCGGCAACACAAGCAAACGAATATGATACAGCGATTAAATATTACAAAGAGTTACGTAAAATTGGTTATACAGGTATTGAAAATCAATATTTAGCTACCAATAAATTAACTGGTAAAGTTGAAAACTTGGGAAGTAAGAAGCAAAGAGATTTAATGGTTAGGTCTAAGCAATATATTAAACCTGAAAATAAATCAACAGCATCTAAATCGGCTACTATTGTTAAAAACGTAGCATTATTGTTAAAAGAACAAGGAAAAACCGATGAAGCTATTCAGGCATTAGCAGAGGCAAGAAAAGAAAATCCAAAAGATTTAAATTTATTGTTAAACGAAGCTGATATGTATATTAAGCTTAAGCAAATGGATAAATTTGGAGAGTTAATGAAAGAAGCTATTGCTTTAGATCCTGAAAACCCAACATTATACTATAACTTAGGAGTAGTTAACTTCAATGAAGGTATGATTGATAATGCTAAAAAATATTACAAAAAAGCAATTGAATTAAATCCTAATTACGGAGATGCTTATATGAATTTAGCCGTTGTTGTATTAAATAAAGATAAAGCAATTGTCGATGAAATGAATAAAAATTTAAACAACTTTAAAAAGTATGATGCTTTAGCATTAGAACAAAAAGAAGTTTATAAAGAGGCATTGCCATTTTTAGAAAAAGCAGATACAATTAAAAGAAGTGTTGATACTGTTAAAACATTAATGAACTTATATGAGGTTTTAGAAATGGAAGCCAAAGCAACAGAATATAGAACTTTATACAAAGCAATGAGATAG
- a CDS encoding C40 family peptidase — translation MFFGICNLSIIPMRFEASDTSEMVNQVLFGEAFKILEKKDNWTKIELAFDKYQGFIDTKQYQEISQEMYNTLASEEHKNYSGNFINLVNFKNFDKDSKKQQQIMIPLGARLPFLKDETFNIDQKKYSYQGEIYNKKQTIIKTALLFLNVPYLWGGKSVFGIDCSGFTQMVYKLAGYNLLRDAKDQVTQGETLNFIEESQAGNLAFFDTCFNVSTDENPIKITHVGIILGNNTIIHAHGKVRIDTLDHRGIYNVDSKKYTHRLRIIKHFFE, via the coding sequence ATGTTTTTTGGAATTTGTAATTTAAGTATTATTCCCATGCGTTTTGAAGCTAGTGATACTTCAGAAATGGTAAATCAAGTGCTTTTTGGTGAAGCTTTTAAAATACTAGAAAAAAAAGATAATTGGACTAAAATTGAATTAGCTTTTGATAAATATCAAGGATTTATTGATACTAAACAATATCAAGAAATTAGCCAAGAAATGTATAATACTTTAGCATCCGAAGAACATAAAAACTATTCAGGTAACTTTATAAACCTTGTTAATTTTAAGAATTTTGATAAAGATTCTAAAAAACAACAACAAATAATGATTCCTTTAGGTGCAAGACTGCCTTTTTTAAAGGATGAAACATTTAATATCGACCAAAAAAAATATTCTTATCAAGGTGAAATTTACAATAAAAAGCAAACCATTATTAAAACGGCACTGTTATTTTTAAACGTACCGTATTTATGGGGTGGGAAATCTGTTTTTGGAATTGATTGTTCGGGATTTACACAAATGGTTTATAAATTAGCTGGCTACAATTTATTACGCGATGCTAAAGACCAAGTAACCCAAGGCGAAACGTTAAATTTTATTGAAGAGAGCCAAGCAGGAAATCTTGCTTTTTTTGATACCTGTTTTAATGTTTCTACTGATGAAAATCCTATAAAAATAACGCATGTAGGAATTATTTTAGGAAACAACACCATTATTCATGCACACGGAAAAGTTCGGATTGACACGCTAGATCATCGTGGTATTTACAATGTAGATTCTAAAAAATATACGCATCGATTAAGAATTATAAAACATTTTTTTGAATAG
- the gyrA gene encoding DNA gyrase subunit A, giving the protein MADGEKLIPINIEEQMKSAYIDYSMSVIVSRALPDVRDGLKPVHRRVLFGMHELGIKATGSYKKSARIVGEVLGKYHPHGDTSVYDSMVRMAQNWSVRYMMVDGQGNFGSVDGDSPAAMRYTEVRMQKISEDMLADIEKDTVDHRLNFDDTLQEPTVLPTRIPNLLVNGASGIAVGMATNMAPHNLTEVVNGTIAYIKNRDIEIDELMEHIKAPDFPTGGTIYGYEGVKDAFHTGRGRIVMRAKTSFEEVKARECIVVTEIPYQVNKAEMIKKTAELVNDKKLEGIANIRDESDRNGMRIVYVLKRDAIPNIVLNKLFKYTQLQTSFSVNNIALVNGRPEQLNLKELIHYFVEHRHEVIVRRTEFELKKAQARAHILEGLIIASDNIDEVISIIRSSKNGDEARERLIERFELTEIQAKAIVEMRLRQLTGLEQDKLRGEFDEIMLTITDLKDILANEPRRYQIITDELIHVRDKYGDERRSEIHYAGGDMRIEDMIPNSKVVVTISHAGYVKRTNLDEYKVQNRGGRGQKGATTRNEDFLEHLFVGTNHQYMMFFTQKGKVFWMRVYEIPEGGKNTKGRALQNLINIESDDKVKAFLVTEDLKDEEYINSRYVIMATKKGQVKKTSLEQYSRPRINGINAITIKEGDELLEAKLTTGDSQVMLALKSGKSIRFEEAKTRPMGRTASGVRGISLQHDNDEVIGMIAVNDMESNILVVSEKGYGKRSKLEDYRVTNRGGKGVKTLNISEKTGELVAIKNVDDSNDLMIINKSGLTIRMAVEDLRVMGRATQGVRLINIKENDSIAAVAKVMREEEEVQESESEIGTEIENNTNEDQE; this is encoded by the coding sequence ATGGCAGATGGCGAAAAGTTGATTCCGATCAACATTGAAGAGCAAATGAAATCAGCGTATATCGATTATTCGATGTCGGTTATTGTATCAAGAGCATTACCAGATGTAAGAGATGGATTAAAACCAGTTCATCGAAGAGTTTTATTCGGTATGCACGAACTAGGTATTAAGGCAACAGGTTCATATAAAAAATCTGCAAGAATTGTAGGGGAAGTACTAGGTAAGTATCACCCACACGGTGATACATCTGTATATGATTCAATGGTTCGTATGGCACAAAACTGGAGTGTACGTTACATGATGGTTGATGGGCAAGGAAACTTCGGTTCTGTTGATGGAGATTCTCCAGCAGCAATGCGTTATACCGAGGTAAGAATGCAAAAAATATCCGAAGATATGTTAGCGGATATTGAAAAAGATACTGTTGATCATCGCTTAAATTTTGATGATACTCTACAAGAGCCAACCGTTTTACCAACTCGTATTCCTAATTTATTAGTAAACGGAGCATCAGGTATTGCAGTAGGTATGGCAACAAATATGGCGCCACATAATTTAACTGAAGTGGTTAACGGTACTATTGCTTATATCAAAAATAGAGATATTGAAATTGATGAGTTAATGGAACACATCAAAGCACCAGATTTTCCTACAGGAGGAACAATTTATGGGTATGAAGGTGTTAAAGATGCTTTTCATACGGGTAGAGGGCGTATTGTAATGCGTGCCAAAACTTCTTTTGAAGAAGTAAAAGCAAGAGAATGTATCGTTGTTACTGAAATTCCGTATCAGGTTAACAAAGCAGAAATGATTAAAAAAACTGCTGAACTTGTTAATGATAAAAAATTAGAAGGAATTGCTAATATTCGTGATGAATCTGACAGAAACGGAATGCGTATTGTGTACGTTTTAAAACGTGATGCAATTCCGAATATCGTTTTAAATAAATTGTTTAAATATACTCAGTTACAAACATCATTTAGTGTGAATAATATTGCACTTGTAAATGGTCGCCCTGAGCAATTAAACTTAAAAGAATTAATCCATTATTTTGTTGAACATAGACACGAAGTAATTGTTCGTAGAACAGAATTTGAATTAAAGAAAGCACAAGCAAGAGCACATATTTTAGAAGGATTAATTATTGCTTCAGATAATATTGATGAGGTAATTTCAATTATTCGTAGTTCTAAAAATGGTGATGAAGCTCGTGAACGCTTAATTGAGCGTTTTGAATTAACTGAAATTCAGGCAAAAGCAATTGTTGAAATGCGTTTGCGTCAATTAACAGGTTTAGAGCAAGATAAGTTGCGTGGTGAGTTTGATGAAATTATGCTAACAATAACCGATTTAAAAGATATTTTAGCCAATGAACCAAGACGTTATCAAATAATTACCGATGAATTAATTCATGTTAGAGATAAGTATGGAGATGAGCGTCGTTCTGAAATTCATTACGCAGGTGGAGATATGCGTATCGAAGATATGATACCAAACTCTAAAGTAGTCGTTACTATTTCGCATGCAGGATATGTAAAACGCACAAATCTTGATGAATATAAAGTTCAGAATAGAGGAGGACGTGGGCAAAAAGGAGCAACGACTCGTAATGAAGATTTCTTAGAACACTTATTTGTAGGAACAAATCATCAATACATGATGTTCTTTACTCAAAAAGGAAAAGTGTTCTGGATGCGTGTGTATGAAATCCCCGAAGGAGGAAAAAATACCAAAGGTAGAGCACTTCAAAATTTAATCAATATCGAATCTGACGATAAAGTAAAAGCATTTTTAGTTACCGAAGATTTAAAAGATGAAGAATACATCAATAGTCGTTACGTAATTATGGCAACTAAAAAAGGTCAGGTTAAAAAGACTTCTTTAGAACAATATTCTCGTCCAAGAATCAACGGAATTAACGCAATAACCATCAAAGAAGGCGATGAACTTTTAGAAGCAAAATTAACTACGGGCGATAGCCAAGTAATGCTTGCGTTAAAATCAGGAAAATCGATTCGTTTTGAAGAAGCTAAAACCCGACCAATGGGAAGAACTGCCTCAGGAGTTCGTGGAATAAGTTTACAGCATGATAACGATGAGGTAATAGGAATGATTGCTGTAAATGATATGGAAAGCAATATATTGGTGGTTTCTGAAAAAGGATACGGTAAACGCTCGAAATTAGAAGATTATCGTGTAACAAATCGTGGTGGAAAAGGAGTAAAGACCTTAAATATATCAGAAAAAACAGGAGAATTAGTAGCTATTAAAAATGTAGATGATTCAAATGATTTAATGATTATTAATAAATCGGGGCTTACTATTCGTATGGCTGTGGAAGATTTACGTGTAATGGGACGTGCAACACAAGGAGTTCGTTTAATTAATATCAAAGAAAATGATAGCATTGCCGCAGTTGCAAAAGTAATGCGTGAAGAAGAAGAAGTTCAGGAGTCTGAGTCTGAAATTGGCACGGAAATTGAAAATAATACAAACGAAGATCAAGAATAA
- a CDS encoding acetyl-CoA C-acyltransferase, with protein sequence MKEVVIVSVARTPIGSFLGSLSTIPAPKLGAVAIKGALEKINLNPTMIDEVFMGNVVSAGTGQAPARQAAIFAGIPNTVPCTTINKVCSSGMKAIMLAAQTIALGDAQIVVAGGMENMSMIPHYQHARTGSKFGSITMEDGLQKDGLVDAYQKVAMGVCADDCATKYGFSREEQDAFAIESYSRSANAWKEGKYADEIVSVEIPQRRGEPIIFSEDEEYKNVKIDKIPALRAAFTKEGTVTAANASTINDGAAALVLMSADKALALGLTPLAKIKGYADAAHEPEWFTTAPAKALPKALSKANISIDDVDYFELNEAFSVVGLANMKILNLSADKVNVNGGAVSLGHPLGVSGARIVIALTSILKQKNAKIGAAAICNGGGGASAIVIERI encoded by the coding sequence ATGAAAGAAGTAGTTATTGTATCAGTAGCAAGAACACCAATAGGTAGTTTTTTAGGCAGTTTATCAACCATACCTGCACCAAAATTAGGAGCAGTGGCAATTAAAGGTGCACTGGAAAAAATAAACTTAAATCCTACAATGATAGATGAAGTTTTTATGGGGAATGTAGTTTCCGCAGGTACAGGGCAAGCACCCGCACGTCAAGCAGCTATTTTTGCAGGAATACCTAATACCGTTCCTTGCACTACGATTAACAAAGTCTGTTCATCAGGAATGAAAGCCATTATGTTAGCCGCACAAACAATTGCTCTAGGCGATGCTCAAATTGTGGTTGCTGGAGGAATGGAAAATATGAGTATGATTCCACATTATCAACACGCTCGAACAGGTTCAAAATTTGGTTCGATTACCATGGAAGATGGTTTGCAAAAAGATGGTTTAGTTGATGCCTATCAAAAAGTAGCCATGGGTGTTTGTGCCGATGATTGCGCTACAAAATATGGTTTTTCAAGAGAAGAACAAGATGCTTTTGCTATAGAATCGTACAGCCGTTCTGCAAATGCCTGGAAAGAAGGAAAATATGCCGATGAAATTGTGTCGGTTGAAATACCTCAACGCCGTGGCGAACCAATTATTTTTTCTGAAGATGAAGAGTATAAAAATGTAAAAATAGATAAAATTCCTGCTTTACGTGCTGCTTTTACCAAAGAAGGAACGGTTACTGCTGCAAACGCCTCAACAATTAATGATGGTGCTGCTGCATTGGTTTTAATGTCTGCTGATAAAGCCCTAGCATTAGGTTTAACTCCTTTAGCTAAAATAAAAGGATATGCCGATGCTGCTCACGAGCCAGAATGGTTTACAACAGCGCCTGCAAAAGCCTTACCAAAAGCATTATCAAAAGCAAATATTTCAATTGATGATGTTGATTATTTTGAATTAAACGAAGCTTTTTCAGTAGTTGGCTTAGCTAATATGAAAATTTTAAATTTATCTGCCGATAAAGTAAATGTAAACGGAGGAGCGGTTTCTTTAGGACATCCTTTAGGTGTTTCAGGAGCAAGAATTGTTATAGCCTTAACATCAATATTAAAACAGAAAAATGCCAAAATTGGTGCAGCCGCTATTTGCAATGGTGGTGGTGGCGCTAGTGCAATCGTTATTGAAAGAATATAA